One part of the Truepera radiovictrix DSM 17093 genome encodes these proteins:
- the thrS gene encoding threonine--tRNA ligase: MFVTLPDGKRLELPAGATARDVAQAIGPGLAKAALGATVGGQLTDLLSELPDGAEVAILTKKDEAVVRLMRHTLAHVMAQAVRDLFVAEGYAPERIKMGVGPVIDNGFYYDFDLPRTLTPDDLERIEARMREIIRAKLPLRRFALPRAEALARFEGRDPYKLELIQNLPEDVPITFYEQGGADGFTDLCRGPHVPNTGDLPQHFKLMSVAGAYWRGDETRPMLQRVYGVAFRTKEELEDHLWRLEEAKKRDHRKLGAELEIFTLDDDIGPGLPLWLPRGAVIVEEIEKLAKEMERRAGYQQVRTPHVTKEQLFTRSGHLPYYAESMFPPMELDNVRYYLKPMNCPFHHKIFAARPRSYRELPLRLAEYGTCYRYEDHGALMGLMRVRSMQMNDAHIYCTPEQFEDEFMGVIALYLEYFRLFGIRDYVMRLSKHSRAGLGKKYVNNPELWEQTEAMVRGALERGGINFIEVEDEAAFYGPKIDVQIYSVIGREFTLATNQVDFAVPARFGLEYVAEDGSRKTPLCLHRAPLSTHERLVGFLLEHFAGDFPLWLAPEQVRVVPIADRHNAYAQSLKARLAEAGLRAEADLRGERMNAKVRDAELLKVPYTVIVGDKEVEAGALSFRSRKEPEQKGVSVEAFVAHLQAHVGARALEVTPLAAPVAARA, from the coding sequence ATGTTTGTAACCCTACCCGACGGCAAACGCCTGGAGCTCCCCGCGGGCGCGACCGCGCGCGACGTGGCCCAAGCGATCGGCCCCGGCCTCGCCAAAGCGGCTCTGGGCGCGACCGTGGGCGGTCAGCTGACCGACCTACTGAGCGAGCTGCCCGACGGCGCCGAGGTGGCCATCCTGACCAAAAAGGACGAGGCGGTGGTGCGGCTCATGCGGCACACCTTGGCGCACGTCATGGCCCAAGCGGTGCGCGATTTGTTCGTCGCCGAAGGCTACGCGCCGGAGCGCATAAAGATGGGTGTCGGACCGGTGATCGACAACGGCTTTTACTACGACTTCGACCTGCCGCGTACCCTCACCCCGGACGATCTGGAGAGGATCGAGGCGCGGATGCGTGAGATCATCCGGGCCAAGCTGCCCCTGCGACGCTTTGCGCTGCCGCGCGCGGAGGCGTTGGCGCGCTTCGAGGGGCGCGACCCCTACAAGCTCGAGCTCATCCAGAACCTCCCCGAGGACGTCCCCATCACCTTTTACGAGCAGGGCGGCGCGGACGGTTTCACCGACCTCTGCCGCGGGCCGCACGTGCCGAATACCGGCGACCTCCCTCAGCACTTCAAGCTCATGTCGGTCGCCGGCGCCTACTGGCGCGGCGACGAGACCCGCCCCATGCTCCAGCGCGTCTACGGGGTGGCGTTTCGCACCAAAGAGGAGCTCGAAGACCACCTCTGGCGCCTGGAAGAGGCCAAAAAGCGCGACCACCGCAAGCTCGGTGCGGAGCTCGAGATCTTTACCCTCGACGACGACATCGGCCCCGGCCTCCCCCTATGGCTGCCGCGCGGCGCGGTGATCGTCGAGGAGATCGAAAAGCTCGCCAAGGAGATGGAGCGCCGCGCGGGCTACCAGCAGGTCAGAACCCCGCACGTCACCAAAGAGCAGCTCTTTACGCGCTCGGGGCACCTGCCTTACTACGCCGAGTCGATGTTCCCGCCTATGGAGCTCGACAACGTGCGCTACTACCTCAAACCGATGAACTGCCCCTTTCACCACAAGATCTTCGCCGCGCGCCCCCGCTCCTACCGCGAGCTGCCGTTGCGCCTCGCCGAGTACGGCACCTGCTACCGCTACGAAGACCACGGCGCGCTCATGGGGCTCATGCGGGTGCGTTCGATGCAGATGAACGACGCGCACATCTACTGCACCCCCGAGCAGTTCGAGGACGAGTTTATGGGCGTCATCGCGCTCTACCTCGAGTACTTCCGCCTCTTCGGCATCCGCGACTACGTCATGCGCCTTTCAAAGCATAGCCGTGCGGGGCTCGGGAAAAAGTACGTCAACAACCCCGAGCTGTGGGAGCAGACCGAGGCGATGGTGCGCGGGGCGCTCGAGCGCGGCGGGATCAACTTCATCGAGGTCGAGGACGAAGCGGCCTTTTATGGCCCCAAGATCGACGTGCAGATCTATAGCGTCATCGGGCGCGAGTTTACCTTGGCCACCAATCAGGTCGACTTCGCCGTACCGGCGCGCTTCGGGCTCGAGTACGTCGCCGAGGACGGTTCGCGCAAGACCCCCTTGTGCTTGCACCGCGCGCCGCTCTCGACGCACGAACGCCTGGTGGGGTTTTTGCTCGAGCACTTCGCCGGCGACTTCCCCCTCTGGCTCGCCCCCGAGCAGGTGCGCGTGGTGCCGATCGCCGACCGGCACAACGCCTACGCGCAGAGCCTCAAGGCGCGCCTGGCCGAGGCGGGGTTGCGCGCCGAGGCGGACCTGCGCGGCGAGCGCATGAACGCCAAGGTCCGGGACGCCGAACTCCTCAAGGTGCCCTACACCGTCATCGTCGGCGACAAGGAGGTCGAGGCGGGCGCGCTCTCGTTTAGGAGCCGCAAAGAGCCCGAGCAGAAGGGGGTGAGCGTCGAGGCGTTCGTCGCGCACCTGCAGGCGCACGTCGGGGCGCGCGCCTTGGAGGTGACGCCGCTGGCGGCGCCCGTAGCAGCTCGAGCCTAA
- the dprA gene encoding DNA-processing protein DprA: MPPTPSPLLALAFTPGLGPRKLKALLEHFGDAASLADASAGALREVEGVGPKLAQTIVAFRAEGERRAAEERARAERLGVQLLTLDDPDYPASLRGIYDPPPVLYVRGTLPAHLQGDLDAVRAVAVVGTRRASPFALELSREIARELARAGVVVVSGLALGVDTAAHEGALEAAPGATVAVLGSGVDRPYPAQNARLARRIADGGGAVVSEYRLGTPPRAEHFPGRNRIISGLARGVLVVEGGVTSGALITAEFALEEGRTVFAVPGRARDPRAAGPLELLKQGAVLTERADDILSELGWRRAPSAPPKRDAPELTGLPQELLTAIRQGGEPLLDDLVTATGRAAPELLSALMTLELKGLVRSLPSGRYAAL, from the coding sequence GTGCCCCCGACGCCCTCCCCCCTGCTCGCCCTCGCGTTTACCCCGGGCCTGGGCCCGCGCAAGCTCAAGGCGCTCCTGGAGCACTTCGGCGACGCCGCCTCGTTGGCTGACGCCTCCGCCGGGGCGCTCAGGGAGGTCGAGGGGGTCGGCCCGAAGCTCGCCCAGACGATCGTGGCGTTTCGCGCCGAGGGGGAGCGCAGAGCCGCCGAGGAGCGCGCCCGCGCCGAGCGGCTGGGAGTGCAGCTCCTCACGTTAGATGACCCCGACTACCCGGCGAGCCTGCGGGGGATTTACGACCCGCCACCCGTGCTCTACGTCCGCGGGACCCTGCCCGCGCACCTGCAGGGCGACCTGGACGCGGTGCGCGCGGTGGCCGTGGTCGGCACGCGGCGCGCGAGCCCCTTTGCCCTCGAGCTGAGCCGCGAGATCGCGCGCGAGCTGGCCCGAGCCGGCGTCGTGGTGGTCTCGGGGCTCGCGCTCGGGGTCGACACCGCCGCGCACGAGGGCGCGCTCGAGGCTGCGCCCGGCGCGACGGTCGCCGTGCTGGGCTCCGGCGTCGACCGGCCCTACCCGGCCCAGAACGCGCGCTTGGCGCGGCGCATCGCCGACGGTGGCGGGGCGGTGGTGAGCGAGTACCGCCTCGGCACGCCGCCCCGCGCCGAACACTTCCCGGGGCGCAACCGCATCATCAGCGGGCTCGCGCGCGGGGTGCTCGTCGTCGAGGGGGGGGTCACGTCGGGTGCTCTCATCACCGCCGAGTTCGCGCTCGAGGAGGGCCGCACCGTCTTCGCCGTCCCCGGCCGCGCCCGCGACCCGCGCGCCGCGGGGCCGCTCGAGCTCCTCAAGCAGGGCGCCGTGCTGACCGAGCGCGCCGACGACATCTTGAGCGAGCTCGGGTGGCGTCGGGCGCCGAGCGCGCCCCCGAAGCGCGACGCGCCGGAGCTCACCGGCCTCCCCCAGGAGCTCCTCACCGCCATCCGCCAGGGGGGCGAACCGCTCCTCGACGACCTCGTCACGGCGACCGGCAGAGCCGCCCCCGAGCTGCTGAGCGCGCTGATGACGCTCGAGCTTAAGGGCCTCGTCCGCAGCCTCCCGAGCGGGCGTTACGCGGCGCTGTAG
- a CDS encoding IMPACT family protein: protein MGYLTVARAWRREELVKGSAFIAFVTPVASVAEALEHLAAVRAEHAEATHNPYAYRVGPEVRFSDDGEPGGTAGRPMLEVLQKRGLDHVLAVVTRYYGGTKLGAGGLVRAYGGSLARALDEAGCAEVRETVSRTVCAPFSDLDAVHRLLNDWPGLVKGEPAYTAAGLKLRVTLFAEDEGALREALTQVTRGAARLA, encoded by the coding sequence GTGGGTTACCTGACGGTAGCGAGAGCCTGGAGGCGCGAGGAGCTCGTCAAGGGAAGCGCGTTTATCGCCTTTGTGACGCCGGTAGCGAGCGTGGCGGAGGCGCTCGAGCACCTCGCGGCCGTGCGCGCCGAGCACGCCGAGGCGACTCACAACCCCTATGCGTACCGCGTCGGCCCGGAGGTGCGCTTTTCGGACGACGGCGAGCCGGGGGGCACAGCGGGGCGGCCGATGCTCGAGGTTTTGCAAAAGCGCGGTCTGGACCACGTGCTCGCCGTCGTGACGCGCTACTACGGCGGGACCAAGTTGGGCGCCGGCGGGCTCGTGCGGGCGTACGGCGGAAGCCTCGCTAGAGCGCTCGACGAGGCCGGGTGCGCCGAGGTTCGCGAGACGGTCTCGCGCACGGTCTGCGCGCCCTTTAGCGACCTCGACGCGGTGCACCGCCTTTTAAACGACTGGCCGGGGCTCGTCAAGGGGGAACCGGCGTACACGGCGGCGGGGCTTAAGCTGCGCGTGACGCTCTTCGCCGAGGACGAGGGGGCGCTGCGGGAGGCGCTCACGCAGGTGACGAGGGGGGCGGCGCGGCTCGCGTAA
- a CDS encoding NAD(P)-dependent oxidoreductase — protein sequence MHLVALITQDYALRQALAQFRKPSLGVLLHPVTPTEFGALASALAPLDFRGALVLDPNFHEAAFRVALRSSLIAQETGAADALTVSYGGLIAEYTLGRAALAALQSKGWDARGARVVVVGSGALARAVCRELSSLGAAHLTLLAPDIPTAERTLGVLAASTECSPRSYRDPLLGSHLMRADLLVRLEPTFEVDDTHLGPHLSVLDFSPEPMSRLRQVARDAGAIALRSRDVEAQQIALGLENILGTRVNPSDFLGVLHSL from the coding sequence GTGCATCTGGTTGCCCTCATCACCCAGGACTACGCGCTGCGCCAGGCGCTCGCGCAGTTTCGCAAACCCAGCCTCGGAGTGCTTTTGCACCCCGTCACGCCGACCGAGTTCGGGGCGCTCGCGAGCGCCCTTGCGCCGCTCGACTTTCGCGGCGCTTTGGTGCTCGACCCCAACTTTCACGAGGCGGCCTTTCGGGTCGCGCTGCGCTCGTCGCTGATCGCCCAAGAGACCGGCGCTGCGGACGCCTTGACCGTCTCCTACGGCGGGCTCATCGCCGAGTACACCCTCGGACGCGCGGCGCTCGCCGCCCTCCAGAGCAAAGGGTGGGACGCGCGCGGCGCGCGGGTCGTGGTGGTGGGTTCGGGGGCGCTCGCGCGGGCCGTCTGCCGCGAACTCTCGAGCCTCGGCGCGGCGCACCTGACGCTGCTCGCACCCGACATCCCGACCGCCGAACGCACCCTCGGGGTGCTCGCCGCGAGCACCGAGTGCTCGCCGCGCTCCTACCGCGACCCCCTGCTCGGCAGCCACCTGATGCGCGCTGACCTGCTCGTGCGGCTCGAGCCGACGTTTGAGGTCGACGACACGCACCTCGGACCGCACCTAAGCGTCCTCGACTTTTCACCGGAGCCCATGAGCCGCCTTCGCCAGGTCGCGCGCGACGCGGGCGCGATCGCTCTGAGGAGCCGCGACGTCGAAGCGCAGCAGATCGCTCTGGGGCTCGAAAACATCTTGGGGACGCGGGTCAACCCGAGCGACTTTCTCGGGGTGCTGCACTCGCTGTAG
- a CDS encoding GHMP kinase, producing the protein MERSTDRGHEPRWQVTVRVPTRIDFAGGWSDVPAFAAREGGAVVNAAITRYVEGRARWDEGGLRLEYDLALPPDAHLGTSGAINVAWLRLTHGLIGDTPPPTELAERAFRLEKLLGEAGGKQDQYAAALGGVHLLRFSGAEASAEVEPLELPEATLRALEARCVLAYSGVSSSSGDAHERVWERYRRGEGEVGKTVRGLRDSAYAARDALLAGDLEALAEVLTENREAARRLDARLVPPRLDELFEAGHRAGALGSKACGAGGGGCLLFLCTEGRRAAVEGALSERGATLLPFAFAPRVAP; encoded by the coding sequence ATGGAACGCAGCACCGACAGGGGACATGAGCCGCGCTGGCAGGTCACGGTACGGGTGCCGACGCGGATCGACTTCGCCGGCGGGTGGTCCGACGTACCCGCGTTCGCCGCGCGCGAAGGGGGCGCGGTCGTCAACGCCGCCATCACGCGCTACGTCGAGGGGCGCGCGCGTTGGGACGAAGGGGGCTTGCGCCTCGAGTACGACCTGGCGCTGCCGCCAGACGCCCACCTCGGCACCTCGGGGGCGATCAACGTGGCGTGGCTGCGGCTGACGCATGGGCTCATCGGCGACACCCCACCCCCAACCGAACTGGCCGAGCGGGCGTTTCGTCTGGAGAAGCTGCTCGGGGAGGCGGGCGGGAAGCAGGACCAGTACGCGGCCGCTCTAGGCGGCGTGCACTTGTTGCGCTTTTCGGGGGCGGAGGCGTCGGCGGAGGTCGAGCCCTTGGAGCTTCCCGAAGCGACCCTGCGCGCCCTCGAGGCGCGCTGCGTGCTCGCCTACTCGGGCGTCTCGTCGTCCTCGGGTGACGCTCACGAAAGGGTGTGGGAACGCTACCGGCGCGGCGAAGGGGAGGTCGGAAAGACCGTGCGGGGACTGCGCGACAGCGCCTACGCCGCGCGCGACGCGCTCCTGGCGGGTGACCTCGAGGCATTGGCGGAGGTGCTGACGGAAAACCGCGAGGCGGCGCGCCGTCTTGATGCGCGCCTCGTCCCGCCGCGGCTCGACGAGCTCTTCGAGGCGGGGCACCGAGCCGGCGCACTGGGCTCAAAAGCGTGCGGTGCGGGCGGGGGCGGCTGCTTGCTCTTTCTCTGCACCGAAGGGCGGCGCGCGGCGGTCGAGGGGGCGCTGAGCGAGCGGGGCGCTACGCTGCTGCCGTTTGCGTTCGCCCCCCGCGTCGCCCCGTAG
- a CDS encoding phosphodiester glycosidase family protein, translated as MRNALRRGGGRALVWLLALAAGAGAWAQPLFALPGATAHEAQGSVTVTYAGRTLAYTPGLGWLGEGLAASAAAPVLDQGAVYLPAEALAALGVTLPRLTGVRSSSGSAVRIVFDLEGLSEGALERVRRTGAVGPQEPLTLFLPPLLLPRDLPTQVAGIALAVRAEAKGTRLELRGPAFSFEAFALREPSRVVVDLSADIAADIAAGVDVGDEAKVEADVKTPAAADAQLDLRERLLLGLTPEAPSATRTLAPGVTLRRFSHPTVAGTSRVDLVEIAPGSGRFEVVQAPAGAQVLSDLAAGALVGLNASYFNTQTGQTIGFLKSAGETRSLPTRNRAAIGFGFGRPLIGRLQAELRFSLNGHPYRLPQTGKVALFTTPGETVGSPRWGALVVRGERVLENKVGPRTVPPGGFVLSYAPEERPLALLDAGDRLSFELRLTPRAFAFAPEAVEAGPLLVQGGKPAYTPELEAFDPLDPNSNVNRRTTRAAVGVRDDGTVLLLTATELTAAELVPLFLSLGAESALQMDSGGSSTLFAAGEVINRPAFSQRPIASAIVFSPAATPVAARDETARERHAD; from the coding sequence GTGCGTAACGCCCTCCGACGCGGGGGGGGGCGCGCGCTCGTCTGGCTCCTCGCGCTCGCCGCGGGCGCGGGGGCGTGGGCGCAACCCCTCTTCGCGCTGCCGGGAGCCACGGCGCACGAAGCGCAAGGGAGCGTCACCGTGACCTACGCGGGGCGCACCCTGGCCTACACGCCCGGCTTGGGGTGGCTCGGCGAGGGTCTCGCGGCCTCCGCCGCAGCGCCCGTGCTCGACCAAGGCGCCGTCTACCTGCCGGCGGAGGCGCTCGCGGCGCTCGGGGTGACGCTGCCGCGCCTGACGGGGGTGCGCTCGAGTAGCGGCAGCGCGGTGCGCATCGTCTTCGACCTCGAGGGGTTGAGCGAGGGCGCGCTCGAACGGGTGCGGCGCACCGGCGCGGTCGGCCCGCAGGAGCCGCTCACCCTCTTTCTGCCACCCCTGCTGCTCCCCCGCGACCTGCCCACCCAGGTCGCAGGGATCGCGCTCGCCGTCCGTGCGGAAGCCAAAGGGACGCGGCTCGAGCTGCGCGGTCCCGCCTTCTCTTTCGAGGCGTTTGCGCTGCGCGAACCGAGCCGCGTGGTCGTCGACCTGAGCGCCGATATCGCAGCCGATATCGCAGCCGGGGTCGACGTCGGTGACGAAGCCAAAGTCGAAGCCGACGTCAAAACCCCTGCCGCAGCCGACGCCCAGCTCGACCTGCGCGAGCGCCTCCTCTTAGGCCTCACCCCCGAGGCGCCGAGCGCGACGCGCACGCTCGCTCCAGGGGTGACGCTGCGGCGCTTTAGCCACCCCACGGTCGCCGGTACGAGCCGCGTCGACCTCGTCGAGATCGCCCCCGGCAGCGGGCGCTTCGAGGTCGTGCAGGCGCCCGCGGGGGCGCAGGTGCTGAGCGACCTCGCGGCGGGGGCGCTCGTCGGCCTTAACGCGAGCTACTTCAACACCCAAACGGGCCAGACCATCGGTTTTCTGAAGTCAGCGGGGGAAACGCGCTCGCTGCCGACGCGCAACCGCGCGGCCATCGGCTTCGGCTTCGGCCGCCCCCTCATCGGTCGGCTGCAGGCCGAGCTGCGCTTTTCGCTTAACGGCCACCCCTACCGCCTCCCGCAGACGGGCAAGGTGGCGCTCTTTACCACGCCGGGCGAGACCGTCGGGAGTCCGCGGTGGGGAGCGCTCGTGGTGCGCGGGGAGCGGGTTTTAGAGAACAAGGTCGGGCCACGCACCGTGCCGCCGGGGGGGTTTGTCCTGTCGTACGCGCCGGAGGAGCGCCCCCTGGCCCTCCTCGACGCGGGCGACCGTTTAAGCTTCGAGCTGCGGCTGACGCCGCGGGCGTTCGCCTTTGCGCCCGAGGCGGTCGAGGCCGGGCCGCTCCTCGTGCAAGGGGGGAAACCCGCTTACACCCCCGAGCTCGAGGCGTTCGACCCCCTCGACCCCAACAGCAACGTCAACCGCCGCACCACCCGCGCCGCGGTCGGCGTCCGCGACGACGGCACCGTGCTGCTACTCACCGCTACCGAGCTCACCGCCGCCGAGCTCGTACCGCTCTTTCTCTCGCTCGGCGCCGAGAGCGCCTTGCAGATGGATTCGGGTGGCTCGAGCACGCTCTTTGCCGCCGGCGAGGTGATCAACCGCCCCGCCTTTTCCCAGCGCCCCATCGCCTCCGCCATCGTCTTTTCGCCTGCCGCGACCCCGGTCGCCGCGCGTGACGAAACGGCGCGCGAAAGGCACGCGGACTAG
- the cysS gene encoding cysteine--tRNA ligase has product MPATPLQLYNTLTRRKEPFEPITPGHVGMYLCGPTVYSEPHLGHARGPILFDVLRRYLEYLGLRVRLVTNITDVGHLTDDADDGEDKLLKRAKLEQLEPMEIADKYFWAYFDAMAKLGVRRPDITPRATGHITEQIAMTQTLLERGLAYERGGNVYFDVSAWETYGELSGRNVDDLVEGTRIATRSDKDDPRDFALWKRAEGGHLMRWPSPWGEGYPGWHIECSVMSTKYLGDAFDIHGGGLDLIFPHHECELAQAKAAGKPFARVWLHFNMVTLEGEKMAKSKGHFVTLEELFRRFDPIAVRFHLLGTHYRSVSDFSEASLRASAQGLRRLREGYAALARAVEDGGDEDADPSPYRERFEAAMNDDLNTAQALAVLYDALRETNAALARGADQATLRAAKRFFDDAAGGVLGILGGAAETQGDAELVSGLVELISAQRQEARLRRDFATADAIRERLAALGIVLEDTPDGVRWKRGVPKTEAETL; this is encoded by the coding sequence ATGCCTGCAACCCCCCTACAGCTCTACAACACCCTGACCCGCCGCAAAGAGCCCTTCGAACCAATCACCCCCGGTCACGTCGGGATGTACCTGTGCGGCCCCACGGTCTACTCGGAGCCCCACCTGGGGCACGCGCGCGGGCCCATCTTGTTCGACGTGCTGCGCCGTTACCTCGAGTACCTCGGTCTGCGCGTGCGCCTAGTCACCAACATCACCGACGTCGGGCACTTAACGGACGACGCCGACGACGGCGAGGACAAGCTCCTAAAGCGCGCCAAGCTCGAGCAGCTAGAGCCGATGGAGATCGCCGACAAGTACTTCTGGGCCTACTTCGACGCCATGGCCAAGCTCGGCGTGCGCCGCCCCGACATCACGCCGCGCGCCACGGGGCACATCACCGAGCAGATCGCGATGACGCAGACCCTCTTGGAGCGCGGGCTCGCGTACGAGCGGGGCGGCAACGTCTACTTCGACGTCTCGGCGTGGGAGACTTACGGCGAGCTCTCGGGGCGCAACGTGGACGACCTCGTCGAGGGCACCCGCATCGCCACCCGGAGCGACAAGGACGACCCGCGCGACTTCGCCCTCTGGAAGCGCGCCGAGGGCGGGCACCTGATGCGCTGGCCGTCGCCGTGGGGCGAAGGGTACCCGGGTTGGCACATCGAGTGCTCGGTGATGAGCACCAAATACCTGGGCGACGCGTTCGACATTCACGGCGGCGGCTTGGACCTCATCTTTCCGCACCACGAGTGCGAGCTCGCCCAGGCGAAAGCGGCGGGCAAACCCTTTGCGCGCGTGTGGCTGCACTTCAACATGGTGACGCTAGAGGGCGAGAAGATGGCGAAGTCCAAGGGGCACTTCGTCACGCTCGAGGAGCTCTTTAGGCGCTTCGACCCCATCGCCGTGCGCTTTCACCTGTTGGGCACGCACTACCGCTCGGTCTCGGACTTTTCCGAGGCGAGCTTGCGGGCCTCCGCGCAGGGGCTCCGGCGGTTGCGGGAGGGTTACGCGGCGCTCGCGCGGGCGGTCGAGGACGGAGGTGACGAGGACGCGGACCCGAGCCCCTACCGCGAGCGCTTCGAGGCGGCGATGAACGACGACCTCAACACGGCGCAGGCGCTCGCGGTGCTCTACGACGCCCTTCGCGAAACGAACGCGGCGCTCGCGCGGGGCGCCGACCAGGCGACGCTGCGCGCCGCCAAACGCTTTTTTGACGACGCCGCGGGGGGCGTCTTGGGGATCCTCGGGGGTGCGGCGGAGACGCAGGGCGACGCCGAACTCGTCAGCGGCCTCGTGGAGCTCATCAGCGCGCAGCGGCAAGAGGCGCGGCTGCGGCGCGACTTCGCCACCGCGGACGCCATCCGCGAGCGCTTGGCGGCGCTCGGCATCGTCCTCGAGGACACCCCGGACGGCGTGCGCTGGAAGCGGGGGGTGCCCAAAACCGAGGCGGAGACGCTGTAG